TTTCTAAAACTTGCTGTTCCATCTGCTTCATTAGGTGATGCAAAAACAGACCCTACAGTTAATGATAATGCAAAAAAGGCTTCTACTGGATGATTTACAACTAAATCAAAAACCATTTTTACTTCTTCAGCTAATTTCATACCAAATTCTTTAATTGGATTTCTTACTTCCATTTTATGTATTAGATTTTTTTTATATGCTCTCATTCTCTCCCCCTCCATTTGTGTTATTACATTAATTATTGTGTATTAACTTATATTTAAATACTTCCCCCCCTAAAGTGTAGAGGAATAATAAGATTTAAAAAGACAGAAGTAAATACTATAATATGGATAATACTATCAAAATCTTAAATAATATAGGTTTAACAAAAAATGAGAGTATTGTATATACAACTTTATTAAAGTTAAAAACAGCAAAAACCGGAGAAATTTTAAAAACTGCTAATTTAAATACTGGAAAAATATATGAAATTTTAGAATCTTTGAAAGACAAAGGATTAGTAAGCGAATCAATAATAGATGGGATAAAATATTTTAGTTCTTCTAGGCCAGAACAATTATTAGAATTTAATAAAAAGAAAAAAGAAAAATTAGAAAAAGAAGAAAAGGAAATTCAAACAATATTGCCAAATCTAGAAAAAATGTATATTTCAAATAAAGAAACTAAATTTAAATCAATAACATATACTGGATATAAAGGGATAAAAACTGCAATTTATGAAGCACTTGGTGAATTAGAAAAAGGAGAGGAAATTATTGCAATGGCTGTAACCGAAAAAAAAGATGAAAAATACAATAAAATGTGGACTAAATTTCATAAATTAAGAATAGAAAAGAAAATAAAATTTAGATTAATTTTTTCTGAAAGAGGAGAATATTTTAATAAATATAAAAAATTTAAATTATGTGAATGTAAAATATTAGAAGGTTTAACTCCAGTTGCAGTAAATGTTTTTGGGAATAATATAGTTGGCATTTTTAACTACCAGGATCCGGTTTCATGCGTTTTAATATATAACAAAAATGTAACTACATCTTTTAAACATTTTTTCAACCAGTTGTGGAAAATAGCAAAACCTTAAATCTAAAAAATAAATTTTTTTATTTATTTAAAGTTGGGTTTGTTTTCCACAATTTTCTCCAAAAATCTAATATCCTACCATAAATTCTTCCACTAAACAATCCCATAAAAGCAATAGTTGCAATTGAAAATATCGCTTTTTTCAATGGAGGCCTATTCAAAAAAATTAAGAAGGTTGAATAAAAAGAAAGATAAAACAATAAATTACTAGCAGTATCAGTCAAATATTTTTTAATGCCATCACTTTTATGATCTGTTTTTACTTTTTTAGCAAACCAATCTCTAAAAGCACCATAAAATCTACTAAAACATAAATCAAAACAAATCATAGCAGATCTT
This is a stretch of genomic DNA from Candidatus Micrarchaeia archaeon. It encodes these proteins:
- a CDS encoding helix-turn-helix domain-containing protein, coding for MDNTIKILNNIGLTKNESIVYTTLLKLKTAKTGEILKTANLNTGKIYEILESLKDKGLVSESIIDGIKYFSSSRPEQLLEFNKKKKEKLEKEEKEIQTILPNLEKMYISNKETKFKSITYTGYKGIKTAIYEALGELEKGEEIIAMAVTEKKDEKYNKMWTKFHKLRIEKKIKFRLIFSERGEYFNKYKKFKLCECKILEGLTPVAVNVFGNNIVGIFNYQDPVSCVLIYNKNVTTSFKHFFNQLWKIAKP